A genomic window from Prunus persica cultivar Lovell chromosome G2, Prunus_persica_NCBIv2, whole genome shotgun sequence includes:
- the LOC18784821 gene encoding leucine-rich repeat receptor-like protein kinase TDR translates to MKKLSSSSLSLFPFITFFFFFFFLQTSTVLCSPPPQSFQLSALISLKSSLKDPLSTFHDWVVPSTSHPNDPVWCSWSGVKCHPNTSQIVTLDLSQRNLSGLIPPQIRYLSSLIHLNFSRNKFSGPLQPAIFQLSNLRILDISHNDFNSTFPPGISKLTFLRIFTAYSNSFTGPLPQEFIKLRFLEQLNLGGSYFDGEIPEGYGTFPRLQFLYLAGNVLKGPIPPQLGLLSELTRMEIGYNQLSGEVPVELVLLSNLTYLDISNNFLSGSLPPELGNLTRLDTLLLFKNRFSGTIPQSLGLLQGLKSLDLSDNGLNGSIPPGIATLKELTMISLMDNFLVGEIPDKIGELPNLEHLLLWNNSLTGVLPQSLGFSEKLVRVDVSSNSLTGPIPPNLCRGNKLVKLLLFSNKFINPLPNTLTNCTSLLRFRIQNNQINGSIPTGFGFLPNLTYVDLSSNNFTGTIPEDLGNAENLAYLNISQNPLHTVLPSNIWKAKNLQIFSASSSKLTGKIPDFIGCRNFYRIELQRNDFNGTIPWDIGHCEKLLYLNLSRNSLTGIIPWEISALPSITDLDLSHNFLSGTIPSNFENCSTLETFNVSFNLLTGPIPASGSIFPNLHPTSFTGNEGLCGGVLAKPCAADTLSAGAVEVRGHEQPKKTAGAIVWIMAAAFGIGLFVLVAGTRCFHANYSRQMDESQQIGPWKLTAFQRLNFTADDVLECLEMSDKIIGMGSTGTVYRAEMPGGEIIAVKKLWGKQKENSSILIRRRRGVLAEVEVLGNVRHRNIVRLLGCCCNRDCTMLLYEYMPNGNLDDLLHGKNKAQNLVADWVTRYKIALGVAQGICYLHHDCDPVIVHRDLKPSNILLDGEMEARVADFGVAKLIQSDESMSVIAGSYGYIAPEYAYTLQVDEKSDIYSYGVVLMEILSGKRSVDAEFGDGNSIVDWVRTKIKTKDGINDVLDKNAGAGCAPVREEMMQMLRIALLCTSRNPADRPSMRDVVLMLLEAKPKRKLLASVGGRDHNGVGGGGADDIPLPQKPSAEC, encoded by the exons ATGAAaaaactttcttcttcttctctctctctctttcccttcatcacattcttcttcttcttcttctttctccaaACCTCCACAGTCCTCTGTTCTCCTCCACCTCAGTCTTTCCAACTCAGTGCTCTGATTTCCCTTAAATCCTCCCTCAAAGACCCTCTCTCCACCTTCCATGACTGGGTGGTTCCCAGTACTTCCCACCCAAACGACCCCGTTTGGTGTTCATGGTCTGGCGTCAAATGCCACCCCAACACCTCCCAAATCGTCACCCTCGACCTCTCTCAACGCAACCTCTCCGGCCTAATCCCACCACAAATTCGCTACTTGTCTTCCCTAATTCACCTCAATTTCAGCAGAAACAAGTTCAGCGGGCCTCTGCAACCCGCCATTTTCCAACTCAGCAACCTCAGAATCCTCGACATAAGCCACAACGACTTCAACTCAACTTTCCCACCTGGGATTTCAAAGCTCACCTTCTTGAGAATCTTCACTGCTTACAGCAACAGCTTCACCGGCCCCTTGCCCCAAGAGTTCATCAAACTCCGATTCTTGGAGCAGCTCAACCTCGGCGGAAGCTATTTCGACGGCGAAATCCCAGAAGGCTATGGAACTTTCCCGAGACTTCAGTTCCTCTACCTCGCCGGAAATGTTCTTAAGGGCCCAATTCCACCGCAACTGGGCCTTCTGTCGGAGCTGACCCGAATGGAGATCGGGTACAATCAGCTTTCAGGTGAAGTTCCTGTAGAATTGGTTCTGTTGTCGAATCTCACGTACTTGGACATCTCCAATAACTTTCTCTCCGGATCGCTCCCGCCAGAGCTCGGCAACTTAACCAGGCTCGACACATTGTTACTCTTCAAGAATCGATTTTCAGGCACAATCCCACAAAGTCTTGGGCTTTTACAAGGTCTCAAGTCGCTCGATTTGTCCGATAATGGGCTCAACGGCTCAATCCCACCAGGAATTGCTACGTTGAAGGAGCTTACAATGATAAGTTTAATGGACAACTTTCTGGTTGGTGAAATCCCAGACAAAATCGGAGAGCTACCCAACTTGGAACACTTGCTTCTTTGGAACAATTCACTGACAGGCGTCCTTCCCCAGAGCTTAGGCTTCAGTGAGAAGCTTGTGAGGGTCGATGTCTCGTCCAACTCTCTCACCGGTCCAATCCCTCCAAATCTCTGCAGAGGCAACAAGCTCGTCAAGCTCCTACTCTTCTCAAACAAGTTCATCAACCCCCTCCCAAACACCTTAACCAACTGCACTTCCCTGTTACGCTTCCGAATCCAGAACAATCAAATCAACGGGTCGATTCCGacgggttttgggttcttgccCAATTTGACTTATGTTGACCTCAGCAGCAACAACTTCACCGGTACCATCCCTGAAGATCTCGGCAATGCCGAAAACCTCGCGTATTTGAACATTTCCCAGAACCCACTTCACACAGTCCTTCCATCAAACATATGGAAAGCAAAAAACCTCCAGATCTTCTCCGCCAGCTCGAGCAAGCTCACAGGTAAAATCCCAGACTTCATTGGTTGCAGAAACTTCTACAGGATCGAGCTTCAACGTAACGATTTTAACGGCACAATTCCCTGGGACATTGGCCACTGCGAGAAGCTTCTCTACTTGAACCTGAGCCGTAATTCGCTGACCGGCATTATACCATGGGAAATCTCCGCTTTGCCCTCCATCACCGACCTCGATCTCTCGCATAATTTTCTCTCCGGTACGATCCCTTCAAACTTTGAGAACTGCAGTACGTTGGAGACTTTCAACGTTTCGTTTAATTTGTTAACCGGTCCGATACCCGCGTCCGGTTCGATTTTCCCGAATCTCCACCCGACGTCGTTTACGGGGAATGAGGGCCTGTGCGGCGGCGTTTTGGCGAAGCCCTGTGCGGCTGACACGTTGTCGGCTGGAGCGGTGGAGGTTCGCGGTCACGAGCAGCCGAAGAAGACGGCCGGCGCGATAGTTTGGATCATGGCGGCCGCGTTTGGTATCGGGCTTTTTGTTCTCGTCGCGGGGACCCGCTGCTTTCACGCGAACTACAGCCGTCAGATGGACGAGAGTCAGCAGATCGGACCGTGGAAACTGACTGCTTTCCAGCGGTTGAATTTTACCGCGGATGATGTGCTGGAATGTTTGGAGATGAGCGATAAGATTATAGGGATGGGATCCACTGGGACGGTGTACAGAGCGGAGATGCCAGGTGGCGAGATCATAGCGGTGAAGAAGCTGTGGGGGAAGCAGAAGGAGAACAGCAGCATCCTGATCAGACGGAGGAGAGGGGTGTTGGCGGAGGTGGAGGTGTTGGGGAACGTGAGGCACAGGAACATAGTGAGATTGTTAGGGTGCTGCTGCAACAGGGACTGCACCATGCTGCTCTACGAGTACATGCCTAATGGGAACTTGGACGATTTGTTGCATGGGAAAAACAAGGCGCAAAATTTGGTGGCGGATTGGGTTACGAGGTACAAGATAGCGCTTGGTGTGGCTCAGGGGATTTGTTATCTTCACCACGACTGCGACCCGGTGATCGTGCACCGCGATCTAAAGCCGAGCAATATTTTGTTGGACGGTGAAATGGAGGCCAGAGTGGCGGATTTTGGGGTGGCCAAGCTGATCCAGAGCGATGAGTCCATGTCCGTCATCGCCGGCTCCTATGGCTACATTGCGCCAG AATATGCTTATACCCTACAAGTGGATGAAAAGAGTGATATATACAGCTATGGGGTGGTTTTGATGGAGATTTTAAGCGGCAAGAGATCAGTGGACGCAGAGTTTGGAGATGGAAACAGCATTGTGGATTGGGTTAGGACCAAGATCAAGACCAAAGACGGGATCAATGACGTGCTGGACAAGAATGCCGGGGCGGGTTGTGCGCCGGTGAGGGAGGAGATGATGCAAATGCTCAGAATTGCGCTGCTTTGCACCAGCAGGAACCCGGCGGACCGGCCGTCTATGAGGGACGTGGTATTGATGCTGCTTGAAGCGAAGCCCAAGAGGAAGTTGCTGGCTAGTGTTGGCGGCCGTGATCATAATGGGGTTGGTGGGGGTGGAGCTGATGATATTCCTTTGCCACAAAAGCCATCGGCTGAATGTTAA
- the LOC18786832 gene encoding QWRF motif-containing protein 7: MISNKLIELKPTSMENTFTRRQQQQSSPRLLRSRSGTIIPTIALPPNNSQRFTTPRSKSTTKSRTTSKNHEEEKVLVLTQNKGLENAIRQQGTNLNVTTSSFGKLLPRGRTSPSPRPRISSVPPPRSPSAWALSPGRYLPCKVAPESPAVSTKAARVKSSHSGGGGVSGVLKYFRLQKKVSPIQEEDFHRFRLLHNRLLQWRFANARAEASLLVAKRVSRAKIFSVCLRTLKVRNFILEKRMQMQKLKHEIKVYQILNPQIFLLNEWGKLDRKNQESVSRLVRKLSGISNTLPLVHDAKADVASVCEAMTTAMLVMEGIEAMATELLPQLEKVLYMVTELLIAQKQQRDLEENITTVAALVEEEASVRAHLIQLESQGAEANIPSTYKIRINNTDINVVNVYDI; the protein is encoded by the exons ATGATCTCCAACAAATTAATTGAGCTCAAGCCCACAAGTATGGAAAACACATTCACACGcaggcagcagcagcaatcCAGTCCTCGCCTTCTACGAAGCAGAAGTGGAACAATTATTCCGACCATAGCCTTGCCACCAAACAACAGCCAAAGATTCACCACCCCCCGCTCAAAATCCACCACCAAATCACGAACCACCAGTAAGAATCACGAGGAAGAGAAAGTTTTAGTTCTAACGCAAAACAAGGGTCTAGAAAATGCTATTAGACAACAAGGTACTAATTTAAATGTAACTACTAGTAGTTTTGGTAAGTTGTTGCCTCGTGGGAGAACTAGTCCTAGTCCCCGCCCTAGAATATCATCGGTGCCACCTCCACGGTCGCCGTCTGCGTGGGCATTATCTCCGGGACGATATTTGCCGTGCAAGGTGGCACCGGAGTCACCAGCTGTTTCAACAAAAGCAGCGAGGGTTAAATCCAGTCATAGCGGTGGCGGTGGTGTGAGTGGGGTTTTGAAGTATTTTAGGCTGCAGAAGAAAGTGTCACCAATACAAGAGGAGGACTTCCACCGGTTTCGTCTTCTGCATAATAGGCTGCTTCAGTGGAGATTTGCCAACGCCAGAGCTGAGGCTTCCCTGCTCGTCGCAAAAAGAGTTTCACGG GCTAAAATATTTAGCGTGTGCCTTAGAACATTGAAAGTGAGAAACTTCATCCTAGAGAAGCGAATGCAAATGCAAAAGCTCAAGCATGAGATAAAGGTGTACCAGATTCTGAACCCACAAATTTTCCTACTGAATGAATGGGGGAAATTGGATAGAAAAAATCAAGAGTCTGTGAGCAGGTTGGTCCGAAAATTGTCTGGAATTTCGAATACCCTCCCTTTGGTCCATGATGCTAAG GCTGACGTGGCGTCTGTATGCGAAGCCATGACCACGGCCATGCTTGTCATGGAAGGGATTGAAGCAATGGCCACTGAGTTGCTCCCGCAG CTCGAAAAGGTACTTTACATGGTGACGGAGCTCCTAATTGCGCAGAAACAACAGAGAGACTTGGAGGAGAACATAACTACGGTTGCTGCACTTGTG GAGGAAGAGGCAAGTGTAAGAGCACATCTCATCCAACTAGAGAGTCAAGGAGCTGAGGCCAACATACCATCGACATATAAAATCCGAATAAACAATACTGATATTAACGTGGTTAATGTATATGATATCTAG
- the LOC18786195 gene encoding zinc finger protein ZAT9 — MEKHRICKICNKRFANGKAMGGHMRSHLAKLPLPAKPQSPQQQQQLSNSPESSPPLSSTNRAMHSSPSLDSAIHDGDSDTESHPRNPTRRRSKRRRKVIGKAAEAALEAEQVSSVSDAFSTEDVARCLIMLSMDKWGKWEKAKLKKQVDESVDEDEDEDEDESAFQAQTGALTQGKYKCETCNKAFRSYQALGGHRASHKKIIKTQVFDVEDDDDDDFEEEEEEDDDVIGNNGNSGNLVVDQQRTFECSFCFKQFDSGQALGGHKKVHYYNNLTHNARNVSSSSTNFVDNLVIDLNLPAPEEEDGELSQLEFSTVSD, encoded by the coding sequence ATGGAAAAGCATAGAATCTGCAAGATCTGCAACAAGAGATTCGCCAATGGAAAAGCCATGGGTGGTCACATGAGATCTCATCTGGCCAAGCTTCCTCTCCCTGCAAAGCCGCAGTCGccgcagcagcaacaacaactcAGCAACTCGCCCGAGTCATCTCCTCCACTTTCATCAACAAACAGGGCCATGCATTCTTCTCCATCTCTGGATTCAGCCATCCATGACGGCGATAGCGACACCGAGTCACACCCGAGGAACCCAACTCGGAGAAGATCCAAACGGCGCCGTAAAGTGATTGGGAAAGCGGCTGAGGCGGCCCTTGAGGCAGAGCAGGTGAGTTCTGTTTCTGATGCTTTTTCAACTGAAGATGTTGCCAGGTGTCTCATAATGCTTTCAATGGATAAATGGGGAAAATGGGAAAAAgctaaactaaaaaaacaagtagatgAATCTGTAGATGAGGATGAGGACGAGGACGAGGACGAGTCGGCTTTTCAGGCTCAAACCGGAGCCCTGACTCAGGGAAAGTACAAGTGTGAGACTTGTAACAAAGCGTTTCGATCTTATCAGGCACTTGGAGGCCACAGAGCAAGTCACAAGAAAATAATCAAGACCCAAGTGTTCGAtgttgaagatgatgatgatgatgattttgaagaagaagaagaagaagatgatgatgtcaTTGGTAACAATGGCAATAGTGGTAATTTGGTTGTTGATCAGCAGAGAACATTTGAGTGTTCATTTTGTTTCAAACAGTTTGATTCTGGTCAAGCACTTGGTGGGCACAAGAAAGTTCACTATTACAACAATTTGACTCACAATGCTAGGAATGTGTCATCATCTTCTACTAATTTTGTAGACAATTTGGTGATAGATCTCAATCTCCCAGCACCAGAGGAGGAAGATGGAGAGCTTAGCCAGCTTGAGTTTTCAACAGTTTCTGATTGA